A single Arcanobacterium canis DNA region contains:
- a CDS encoding thiamine ABC transporter substrate-binding protein, with amino-acid sequence MKFSKVAAVAAVSVLALGACGTSSSTSGAATEASPSAEKITDVTIVTNGSWKLSDETLAKFTKATGYKVTLVNGEESGTLDSKLILTKSNPVGDGAVGLTANNVLQVGEAGVFDAQSAPAPAKGGEKYAVEGAQGAVALSRSDACFNYDIAWFKKNNLTPPAGLDDLIKPQYKGLTVIQDPAKSDTGFALLTATIAQYGEDGYKGYWSKLLGNGTKVDASWTDAYQVDFTAGEGKGKYPIVMSYASSPYWTINKEGTASATANVEGGCYPVVEYGGVLKGSKNPAGAKAFLEWLATQQVQAINASENVAYPIDESVELPKGMAKFAPRPASGTPLETKLIKDSKQKWITEVTNLM; translated from the coding sequence ATGAAGTTTTCGAAGGTCGCAGCGGTTGCTGCTGTTTCGGTTCTTGCGCTCGGAGCGTGCGGAACCTCCTCATCGACGTCGGGGGCTGCTACAGAAGCATCGCCGTCGGCAGAAAAAATCACCGATGTCACAATTGTCACCAATGGTTCGTGGAAACTGAGTGACGAAACCCTCGCAAAGTTCACCAAAGCCACCGGTTACAAGGTCACCCTTGTCAATGGTGAAGAATCAGGAACGCTAGATTCGAAGCTAATTCTGACCAAGTCGAACCCTGTTGGAGATGGTGCAGTTGGTCTGACCGCGAATAATGTCCTTCAGGTTGGAGAAGCCGGAGTGTTTGATGCCCAGTCAGCACCTGCACCAGCTAAGGGAGGCGAAAAGTATGCGGTTGAGGGGGCACAAGGTGCAGTTGCACTTTCTCGTTCCGATGCCTGCTTCAATTACGACATCGCCTGGTTTAAGAAGAACAATCTCACTCCACCTGCTGGGCTCGATGACCTGATCAAACCTCAGTACAAGGGTTTGACTGTGATCCAGGATCCGGCAAAGTCGGATACCGGTTTCGCTCTACTCACCGCCACTATCGCTCAGTACGGGGAAGATGGCTACAAGGGATACTGGAGCAAGCTCCTGGGTAACGGTACGAAGGTTGACGCCTCCTGGACTGACGCCTACCAAGTAGACTTCACGGCCGGTGAAGGCAAGGGCAAGTACCCCATTGTGATGTCTTACGCTTCCTCGCCGTATTGGACCATTAATAAGGAAGGCACCGCTTCGGCGACTGCCAATGTTGAGGGTGGTTGCTACCCGGTTGTCGAATATGGCGGTGTGCTCAAGGGATCGAAGAACCCTGCGGGCGCTAAGGCGTTCCTCGAGTGGCTCGCTACCCAGCAAGTCCAAGCGATCAATGCCTCTGAAAATGTTGCCTACCCGATTGACGAGTCTGTCGAGCTGCCAAAAGGCATGGCTAAATTCGCGCCGCGTCCCGCATCTGGTACGCCACTGGAGACAAAGCTCATCAAGGACAGCAAGCAAAAATGGATCACTGAAGTGACCAACCTGATGTGA
- a CDS encoding amino acid ABC transporter ATP-binding protein has product MSVVSLRNAHKSYGSQDVLRGVDFDVTKGEVVAIIGPSGGGKSTLLRCLTLLETLDSGSLSYGSIDVATNDGARSRYTDRSALAQAKLRFGLVFQNFNLFPHMSLLHNVMDAPIAVAKRDRNEVEITARALLDQMGLAEQADKMPGQISGGQAQRASIARALAMNPEILYFDEPTSALDPQLTAGVLSVIRQLADQRMTMVIVTHEMAFAREVADRVIFLDGGVIVEEGSPEELFGHPQQQRTREFIMGA; this is encoded by the coding sequence ATGAGTGTTGTCTCTCTGCGCAATGCGCACAAATCGTATGGATCACAAGACGTTCTTCGCGGCGTCGATTTTGATGTGACCAAAGGTGAAGTCGTGGCCATTATTGGTCCTTCAGGTGGAGGAAAATCGACATTGCTTCGCTGTCTGACACTGCTTGAGACCTTAGATTCGGGCTCTCTGTCATATGGCTCGATTGACGTGGCCACCAACGACGGCGCTCGATCACGCTACACCGATCGCTCTGCACTCGCTCAGGCCAAGTTACGCTTTGGACTCGTCTTCCAAAACTTCAACTTATTCCCCCATATGAGTCTCCTGCACAACGTCATGGATGCTCCGATCGCCGTCGCGAAACGCGACCGCAACGAAGTTGAGATTACAGCCCGTGCGCTCCTTGATCAGATGGGACTGGCAGAACAAGCCGACAAAATGCCAGGGCAGATTTCAGGTGGACAAGCACAGCGGGCATCGATTGCCCGTGCGCTGGCAATGAACCCCGAAATACTCTACTTTGATGAGCCCACATCAGCTCTTGATCCTCAGCTCACCGCCGGTGTTCTGAGCGTTATTCGCCAACTTGCCGACCAACGAATGACGATGGTGATTGTTACTCACGAAATGGCTTTCGCACGTGAAGTGGCCGATCGAGTGATTTTCCTCGATGGAGGCGTCATCGTCGAAGAGGGATCGCCAGAGGAACTTTTCGGACACCCCCAGCAGCAGCGCACCCGAGAATTTATTATGGGCGCGTAG
- the treY gene encoding malto-oligosyltrehalose synthase — MSENSRHHTHVPSVGKRTPTTSYRLQLNPDFTFAQAQEVIPYLSSLGVSDVFLSPILQAAPGSTHGYDVVDHSRVSEELGGREGFERFSRALHDAGIGVIVDVVPNHMAVPTPLFKNPALWSMLRDGHDSRFSTWFDFEPSEAGDGLLLAVLGDRIGNVLTSGEITMENMVVPGFEADGEVAVLRYYDHVFPVRAGTESLPLAELLDRQYYRLAYWRVANDELNYRRFFDVDTLVAVRVEDQDVFDHSHRLLLELFNAGYIDSFRIDHVDGLADPRGYLRRLNDATGGAWIVAEKILEGAERLPSDWPVAGTTGYDSLRHISGVLTDPAGIAHLTQIYTEESGTVESLDTVERRAKLQIIKESLFAEVDRLATLIWEICHADVRLRDHTFRSIKEAIVELVVNMPRYRAYVVPGERPDPQDEELLRGVAERASTYLDEFRSETLSVVIEILLGYEVGSAGRTHEEKRNEAIVRFQQVAGAVMAKGVEDTTYYRYTPLTSANEVGHGPAHIVTSADAFHAFELQLHEAWPTTMTTLSTHDTKRGEDTRARIAVLSEFATDWSSVLTSARAAIADARPAELDGRFENLMWQTMLGTWVDDSPIDLERLRDYFLKAAREQKLWTTWTAQNEAGEAEMIAYLNAMCSHEDVRAIIGDFARHIAPAARSYLLTAKAFQLTGVGVADIYQGEEITRTSLVDPDNRRPVDFVALAAALSALDDTGLPSRPTLDEEKLWLTSRLARLRTDMRLAAPQWGYAALPVSTGHALAFARTDADDVAQLITVGTRFAGSLERNGGFSAHTVVLPEGKWRDVLTDRLIDGGVIKLADLIDDFPVVVLVRA, encoded by the coding sequence ATGAGTGAAAATTCCCGTCATCATACACACGTTCCTTCAGTGGGGAAACGCACACCAACAACGTCATATCGGCTTCAGCTGAATCCAGATTTCACATTTGCCCAGGCACAGGAGGTTATCCCTTACTTGTCGTCCTTGGGGGTCAGTGATGTCTTCCTCTCCCCCATTCTTCAAGCCGCACCTGGATCGACACATGGTTACGACGTCGTTGATCACTCTCGTGTCTCTGAGGAATTGGGCGGCCGCGAGGGTTTCGAGCGCTTCTCACGCGCCTTACATGATGCGGGTATCGGTGTCATCGTCGATGTGGTTCCCAACCACATGGCAGTTCCGACTCCACTATTCAAGAATCCTGCGTTGTGGTCGATGCTGCGTGACGGACATGATTCGCGTTTTAGTACGTGGTTCGACTTCGAGCCCAGTGAAGCAGGCGATGGTTTATTGCTCGCGGTCTTGGGTGACCGAATCGGAAATGTCCTGACCTCGGGTGAAATTACCATGGAGAACATGGTTGTTCCTGGTTTTGAGGCCGACGGCGAAGTGGCAGTGTTGCGCTATTATGATCACGTTTTCCCTGTGCGTGCGGGCACTGAGTCGCTACCTTTGGCAGAGCTTCTTGATCGCCAGTATTACCGACTTGCCTATTGGCGCGTAGCGAACGATGAATTGAACTACCGCCGTTTCTTCGACGTCGATACTCTCGTTGCTGTGCGCGTGGAAGATCAGGATGTTTTTGATCATTCCCATAGGCTTTTGCTGGAGCTATTCAACGCTGGATATATCGATTCATTCCGAATCGATCATGTTGATGGGTTGGCTGATCCGCGCGGTTATCTCCGCCGCCTCAACGATGCGACAGGTGGCGCATGGATCGTGGCGGAAAAGATTCTTGAAGGGGCTGAGCGCCTGCCCTCTGATTGGCCCGTGGCTGGAACCACGGGCTATGACTCGTTGCGGCATATCAGTGGTGTCCTGACTGACCCTGCGGGAATTGCACATCTGACGCAGATCTACACCGAAGAATCAGGAACCGTCGAATCGCTCGATACTGTTGAACGCCGTGCCAAACTCCAGATCATCAAGGAGTCTCTCTTTGCTGAAGTTGACCGCCTGGCAACCTTAATCTGGGAAATCTGCCATGCGGATGTGCGTCTTCGCGATCATACGTTCCGTTCGATCAAAGAGGCAATTGTCGAACTGGTGGTCAATATGCCTCGGTATCGCGCCTACGTCGTCCCCGGTGAGCGCCCTGATCCACAAGACGAAGAGCTCCTGCGTGGCGTTGCTGAGCGCGCTAGTACATATCTGGATGAGTTCCGCAGCGAAACGCTGTCAGTCGTCATTGAGATTCTCCTCGGATATGAGGTGGGGTCAGCGGGTCGTACTCACGAAGAGAAACGCAATGAGGCAATTGTGCGTTTCCAACAAGTCGCCGGCGCTGTGATGGCAAAGGGTGTCGAAGACACAACCTATTACCGTTATACTCCGCTGACGTCTGCAAATGAGGTTGGCCACGGCCCCGCGCACATTGTGACCTCAGCGGACGCCTTTCATGCTTTTGAGTTGCAGCTTCACGAAGCGTGGCCGACGACGATGACGACTTTGTCCACTCACGACACTAAGCGTGGCGAAGATACCCGTGCGCGTATCGCCGTGTTATCCGAGTTTGCTACTGATTGGAGTTCAGTACTCACCTCTGCACGCGCCGCCATCGCCGATGCTCGGCCGGCTGAGTTGGATGGGCGTTTTGAAAACTTGATGTGGCAGACGATGCTCGGAACCTGGGTGGATGATTCTCCTATCGATCTCGAACGCCTGCGTGACTACTTCCTCAAAGCAGCCCGGGAACAAAAGTTGTGGACCACATGGACAGCTCAGAATGAGGCTGGCGAAGCTGAGATGATCGCCTACCTCAACGCGATGTGTTCCCATGAGGATGTACGCGCCATCATCGGCGACTTTGCCCGACATATTGCTCCAGCGGCACGCAGCTATCTCCTGACTGCCAAAGCATTCCAGCTCACCGGCGTAGGCGTTGCGGACATATATCAGGGCGAGGAAATCACTCGCACGTCCCTCGTCGATCCAGATAATCGTCGGCCCGTGGATTTTGTTGCACTCGCCGCGGCCCTGTCAGCATTGGATGACACTGGTCTGCCTTCTCGCCCCACCCTCGACGAGGAAAAGCTCTGGCTGACCTCGCGTCTAGCGCGCTTGCGCACGGATATGCGTCTCGCGGCGCCACAGTGGGGCTACGCTGCGTTGCCCGTATCGACCGGTCACGCGCTTGCATTCGCCCGTACTGATGCTGACGACGTTGCCCAGCTCATCACTGTCGGTACACGGTTTGCTGGCTCGCTGGAACGAAACGGCGGTTTTTCCGCACATACGGTGGTCCTGCCTGAGGGGAAGTGGCGTGATGTTCTCACCGATCGACTCATTGATGGAGGCGTAATAAAACTGGCAGATTTAATCGACGATTTCCCCGTGGTGGTGTTGGTACGAGCATGA
- a CDS encoding ABC transporter ATP-binding protein, translating into MTSAVELKIDHISLTYPNGYQALQDVTLTVSSGEIVALLGASGSGKSTVLRAVAGLEPITAGAILFDGDDVTHIPPHKRSVGVVFQEGLLFPQRSVERNIAYGLEMAKMDSRQRAQRVEVLLHMVGLDGYGQRDVVTLSGGQAQRVALARSLAPRPRVMLLDEPLSALDQELRGRLAVEIRQILKSEGTTAIFVTHDPAEAQVVADRVERIDAGILHA; encoded by the coding sequence GTGACCTCTGCCGTCGAACTGAAAATTGACCATATTTCCCTGACGTATCCCAATGGATATCAGGCACTTCAAGATGTCACACTCACCGTTTCCTCAGGAGAAATTGTTGCGCTCTTGGGAGCTTCTGGCTCTGGAAAATCGACTGTATTGCGTGCGGTGGCAGGACTTGAACCGATCACTGCTGGAGCAATTCTCTTCGATGGCGACGACGTGACGCACATTCCTCCCCATAAGCGATCCGTGGGGGTGGTCTTCCAAGAAGGCCTGTTGTTTCCCCAGCGTAGTGTTGAACGCAATATTGCGTATGGTCTTGAAATGGCAAAAATGGATTCTCGTCAACGCGCCCAGCGTGTCGAAGTTCTGCTCCACATGGTGGGGCTGGATGGTTATGGACAGCGTGATGTTGTCACGTTGTCCGGGGGACAAGCACAGCGAGTTGCTCTTGCTCGATCATTGGCGCCACGTCCACGGGTAATGCTTCTTGATGAGCCTCTGTCTGCTTTGGATCAAGAGCTACGAGGCCGACTCGCGGTAGAAATACGTCAAATCCTCAAAAGCGAGGGAACGACGGCGATCTTTGTGACTCATGATCCTGCAGAGGCGCAGGTGGTGGCTGATCGTGTTGAACGCATCGATGCGGGAATTCTTCACGCCTGA
- a CDS encoding amino acid ABC transporter permease has translation MSISVMLTGLCEGLGLSITLFVLTLVGALPLGVPIAFARMSKNRLLRWTARIYISIMRGTPLMLQMLAIYFAPYYVFGIELNSHSKFIAAAVAFILNYAGYFAEIYRSGLGSIPHGQWEAADILGYTRSAAFRRIIFPQVLHRILPATGNEVITLIKDTSLAFSLGILEMFSVAKAQAAATASMMPFILAGLIYWVVNFGVEIALGRIEKRYNYEMV, from the coding sequence ATGTCTATTTCTGTGATGTTGACCGGTCTGTGTGAAGGACTCGGACTGTCGATCACACTTTTTGTCCTCACGCTCGTTGGCGCCCTGCCTCTCGGCGTTCCAATCGCCTTCGCTCGAATGAGTAAGAATAGGCTCCTTCGTTGGACCGCACGTATTTACATTTCAATTATGCGCGGCACCCCGCTCATGCTCCAGATGCTCGCAATCTATTTTGCCCCGTACTACGTGTTCGGTATCGAGCTTAATTCACACTCAAAATTCATCGCTGCCGCCGTCGCGTTTATCCTCAATTACGCAGGGTATTTTGCTGAAATCTACCGTTCCGGTCTCGGTTCAATTCCGCACGGACAGTGGGAGGCAGCCGATATCTTGGGATACACGCGCAGCGCTGCGTTCAGAAGAATCATCTTCCCACAGGTCCTTCATCGCATTTTGCCAGCTACCGGCAACGAAGTTATCACCTTGATTAAAGATACGTCGCTTGCCTTTTCCCTCGGGATTCTTGAAATGTTTTCGGTAGCAAAAGCCCAAGCCGCCGCAACTGCCTCGATGATGCCATTTATTTTGGCCGGTCTCATTTATTGGGTGGTCAACTTCGGTGTTGAAATCGCATTGGGCAGAATCGAAAAACGCTACAACTACGAGATGGTGTGA
- a CDS encoding ABC transporter permease — protein MTPVWDLGYLGVEQIANVWRDGGAEGIASLLSATNVGSALATTIGLAFAGTALSAFVGLPAAYILYCTSFPGRSVLRFLIVFPFVLPTIAVSMAFRSLYDDGGAFGFLQLSGSPIVIVLAMMFFNISVFVRTVGAAWSALNPQYEAVARTLGASATRAFVTVTWPRLRPALASASTLVFLYCATSYSLVIVLGTAQTRTIETEIYRQTSQFLNLGAAAFLSLIQILIVVCALWISHRAQNGQKAETATRYSRTPRRLTRRQIPLLVGVVAVVALLIVAPLVQVMLRSLRRDGAWTLMNFTDLAVPGAAKGIAEPVLSSIRESLYAAVAATLIAVILGLAVSLLVTRKFRVHKRTMKKITSFYDSLFVAPLGISSVTLGFGMLVALGGALRFLADSIFLLPLAQALVSIPIIVRTVVPMIGGINRRLYDAAATLGARPLRAFWVVEGPTLVRAVGVASGFAFAIAIGEFSATSFLVLQREPTLPIMIYRLVNRAGSADQGMAYAGTVVLCLITGLVMLAVERASIHAPRRRKDNS, from the coding sequence GTGACCCCTGTATGGGATTTGGGGTATTTGGGCGTCGAACAAATCGCCAATGTGTGGCGTGACGGCGGGGCAGAGGGTATTGCGTCCTTACTCTCGGCGACGAATGTGGGTTCGGCTCTCGCCACGACGATAGGCCTTGCATTCGCCGGAACCGCATTATCTGCATTCGTGGGTTTACCAGCAGCATACATTTTGTATTGCACGTCGTTTCCCGGACGCAGTGTGTTGAGATTCCTCATCGTATTTCCTTTCGTCTTGCCGACGATCGCTGTCTCGATGGCTTTCCGCTCTCTTTACGACGACGGTGGCGCCTTCGGTTTTCTTCAGCTCTCCGGCTCACCGATCGTCATTGTGCTGGCCATGATGTTTTTCAATATTTCGGTCTTCGTCCGCACTGTTGGAGCAGCATGGAGTGCTCTCAACCCTCAATACGAGGCTGTGGCACGTACATTGGGTGCATCTGCGACACGGGCTTTCGTGACCGTGACCTGGCCCCGGCTTCGCCCCGCACTCGCATCCGCATCGACACTGGTGTTCTTGTATTGCGCTACGTCATATTCGCTCGTCATTGTTCTCGGAACAGCACAAACTCGTACGATTGAAACTGAAATCTATCGTCAAACATCGCAGTTTTTGAACCTTGGGGCAGCCGCTTTCCTTTCGCTCATCCAAATACTGATTGTTGTGTGTGCGCTGTGGATTTCCCACCGTGCGCAGAACGGACAGAAAGCAGAAACGGCCACGCGATACTCGAGAACTCCTCGTCGACTCACCCGACGCCAAATTCCACTCCTTGTTGGTGTCGTGGCTGTCGTTGCTCTCCTCATCGTTGCGCCGCTCGTTCAGGTTATGCTGCGTTCTCTACGCCGTGATGGGGCGTGGACCCTGATGAACTTCACTGATTTGGCTGTACCTGGGGCGGCGAAAGGGATTGCAGAACCCGTACTGTCATCCATTCGTGAATCTTTATATGCGGCGGTAGCCGCGACATTGATCGCTGTGATACTCGGACTCGCTGTTTCACTTTTGGTGACGCGTAAATTTCGTGTCCATAAGCGCACCATGAAGAAGATAACGTCATTTTACGATTCCCTGTTTGTGGCCCCCCTTGGAATTTCTTCGGTGACCTTAGGGTTCGGGATGCTCGTTGCACTTGGAGGAGCGTTGCGCTTCCTAGCAGACTCGATCTTTCTGCTTCCTCTTGCGCAGGCACTTGTCTCAATACCCATCATTGTGCGTACCGTGGTGCCGATGATTGGGGGGATCAACCGCCGTCTCTACGATGCCGCCGCAACTCTTGGGGCACGGCCTCTTCGAGCATTTTGGGTGGTGGAAGGGCCAACTCTGGTTCGGGCTGTCGGTGTTGCTAGCGGTTTTGCATTCGCTATTGCGATCGGAGAATTCTCCGCAACATCGTTCCTTGTCCTTCAACGCGAACCCACACTACCGATTATGATTTATCGACTCGTCAACCGCGCTGGAAGCGCCGATCAAGGCATGGCATACGCTGGGACAGTTGTGCTCTGTCTCATCACTGGATTGGTGATGCTCGCTGTCGAGCGAGCCTCTATTCACGCTCCCCGTCGTCGAAAGGATAATTCGTGA
- the glgX gene encoding glycogen debranching protein GlgX, whose protein sequence is MEIWPGKPYPLGATYDGAGTNFAIYSSIADKIELSLISDDLTEERIELREIDAHVFHCYLPGIRPGQRYGFRVYGPYDPAAGYRCDPSKILLDPYAKAIDGQVENDQSNFSYSFENHEERSELDSLGHTMLSVVINPYFDWGHDRPPRHPYHKSVIYEAHVKGMTATHPGIPDELRGTYMGMAHPAMVKYLKELGITAVELMPIHQFVNDTALIDRGLSNYWGYNTIGFFAPQNTYAAAGTRGEQVDEFKALVKAYHAADIEVILDVVYNHTAEGNQLGPTLSFRGIDNASYYRLVDGDEAHYFDTTGTGNSLNMRSPHSLQLIMDSLRYWIREMHVDGFRFDLASTLARELHAVDRLSSFFDIIQQDPEISQVKLIAEPWDVGEGGYNVGEFPPLWTEWNGKYRDTMRDFWRGEPSTLSEFASRLSGSSDLYANSGRRPFASINFVTAHDGFTMHDLVSYNEKHNEANGEESRDGESFNRSWNMGAEGETDDPQIQAIRLQQMKNFFATLLFSQGVPMISHGDEIARTQGGNNNAYCQDNKISWVDWQIDDAKRDLYQFVRSAIALRKEHPVFRRRRFFKGDADRGGTSERGDIEWMRNDGQVMADDDWGTSYARSIMVFLNGDRIAEPDLRGEEIKDDDFILAFNASDENLSFHLPLNDNTPEGTWHKVLATNVSLTVPDQMNAGDDFEVASRSVVVLRRERRTSVAVNTSKETLDVSQTREAEKYE, encoded by the coding sequence ATGGAAATTTGGCCTGGTAAACCCTATCCGCTCGGCGCAACGTATGATGGCGCCGGTACGAATTTCGCGATCTATTCTTCGATCGCCGACAAAATCGAGCTGAGCCTGATCAGCGACGATCTCACTGAAGAGCGCATTGAACTACGCGAAATCGACGCCCACGTTTTCCACTGCTACCTCCCCGGCATCCGCCCCGGACAGCGCTACGGTTTTCGCGTTTACGGCCCTTATGATCCCGCTGCTGGCTACCGATGTGATCCCTCAAAGATTCTTCTGGATCCTTATGCTAAGGCGATCGACGGTCAGGTCGAAAATGACCAATCGAATTTTTCCTACAGCTTTGAGAACCACGAAGAGCGCAGCGAGCTCGATTCTCTTGGGCACACGATGCTGTCAGTGGTTATTAATCCATATTTTGATTGGGGCCATGATCGTCCGCCACGTCACCCCTACCATAAGTCCGTGATCTATGAAGCCCACGTCAAAGGAATGACGGCAACTCACCCGGGAATTCCGGATGAGTTGCGCGGGACCTACATGGGCATGGCACATCCTGCGATGGTGAAGTACCTCAAGGAACTTGGCATCACTGCAGTTGAACTCATGCCGATCCATCAGTTCGTCAACGACACCGCGTTAATTGACCGTGGCTTGTCAAATTACTGGGGCTACAACACAATCGGATTCTTTGCGCCACAAAATACATACGCAGCAGCTGGAACACGCGGAGAACAGGTTGACGAATTTAAAGCGCTAGTGAAGGCATACCACGCGGCCGATATCGAAGTGATCCTCGACGTCGTCTACAACCACACCGCTGAAGGCAACCAGTTGGGACCCACCCTCTCTTTCCGGGGCATCGACAACGCCTCGTACTATCGACTTGTCGACGGCGACGAAGCACACTATTTCGACACCACAGGCACGGGCAACTCACTGAACATGCGCTCGCCGCATTCGTTGCAACTCATCATGGATTCCCTGCGCTACTGGATTCGTGAAATGCATGTTGACGGATTCCGTTTTGACTTGGCATCAACCCTCGCCCGCGAACTTCACGCTGTGGATCGCCTGTCGTCATTCTTCGATATTATCCAGCAAGATCCGGAGATCTCTCAGGTCAAACTTATTGCAGAACCGTGGGACGTGGGTGAAGGCGGTTACAACGTCGGCGAATTTCCACCGTTGTGGACCGAGTGGAACGGAAAGTATCGCGACACGATGCGTGACTTTTGGCGTGGAGAGCCATCGACACTTTCCGAGTTCGCCTCACGGCTTTCAGGATCCTCCGATCTCTACGCCAACTCGGGCCGACGTCCATTCGCCTCGATCAACTTCGTCACAGCACACGATGGTTTTACGATGCATGACCTGGTCTCCTACAACGAAAAGCACAACGAGGCCAACGGAGAAGAGAGCCGCGACGGTGAATCTTTCAACCGCTCGTGGAATATGGGGGCCGAAGGCGAGACCGATGATCCACAGATCCAAGCAATTCGTCTCCAGCAGATGAAGAACTTCTTCGCCACACTCCTGTTCTCACAAGGCGTTCCGATGATTTCGCACGGCGATGAGATTGCCCGCACCCAAGGCGGAAACAACAACGCCTACTGTCAAGATAACAAGATCTCGTGGGTTGACTGGCAGATCGATGACGCCAAGCGTGACCTGTACCAGTTTGTCCGCAGTGCGATCGCCTTGCGCAAGGAGCACCCGGTTTTCCGACGTCGTCGTTTCTTCAAGGGCGATGCTGATCGAGGCGGTACGTCAGAGCGCGGAGATATCGAGTGGATGCGCAACGACGGTCAGGTTATGGCCGACGACGACTGGGGCACCTCATACGCGCGATCGATCATGGTCTTCCTCAACGGAGATCGCATTGCCGAACCAGACCTTCGCGGAGAAGAGATCAAAGATGATGATTTCATCTTGGCCTTCAACGCCTCTGATGAAAATCTGTCATTCCATCTCCCTCTCAACGACAACACTCCGGAGGGAACATGGCATAAGGTGCTCGCCACGAATGTCTCTCTCACAGTCCCCGATCAGATGAATGCTGGAGATGATTTTGAGGTCGCCTCACGTTCAGTTGTGGTCCTGCGCCGCGAGCGCCGCACCTCGGTTGCAGTGAATACCTCGAAAGAAACTCTCGATGTGTCACAAACGCGCGAGGCTGAGAAGTATGAGTGA
- a CDS encoding transporter substrate-binding domain-containing protein, whose translation MKIKKIISLTTLALVVLSGCGQPSNPNPTPQAGMEFAVGFDQGYPPYGYLGNDGNYTGFDLDLAAEVARRNGWRFTAQPINWDTKDAELDTGAISAIWNGFTKEGREGHYTFSAPYMLNSQVVIVKAGSAITSLRALAGKNVVTQVDSAALDVLSTDQKALADTFASLQERDNYNTAFMELESGAVDAVACDLSIAEFQIAANPGAYVKITDPLSSEHYVVAFKKGRTALADAVTRTLREMSADGTAQRIAKKYAHDGLAWENWLLK comes from the coding sequence ATGAAAATCAAAAAAATCATTTCTCTTACCACTCTTGCGCTGGTTGTATTGAGCGGATGCGGCCAGCCTTCGAACCCGAACCCTACGCCACAGGCCGGAATGGAATTCGCCGTCGGCTTCGACCAGGGATACCCGCCCTACGGATATCTCGGCAACGACGGGAACTACACCGGATTTGACCTCGATCTCGCGGCAGAAGTCGCACGGCGAAACGGATGGCGTTTCACTGCCCAACCAATTAACTGGGATACAAAAGACGCAGAACTCGATACTGGCGCAATCAGCGCGATATGGAACGGATTCACCAAGGAAGGGCGCGAAGGTCACTACACTTTCTCTGCTCCCTATATGCTCAATAGCCAGGTCGTCATCGTCAAAGCAGGCTCTGCGATCACCTCTCTTCGAGCGCTCGCTGGTAAGAACGTCGTGACCCAAGTTGATTCAGCTGCGCTCGATGTTCTGTCCACCGATCAAAAAGCACTTGCTGATACTTTCGCTTCTCTCCAGGAACGCGATAATTACAACACCGCTTTTATGGAACTCGAATCTGGTGCTGTCGATGCCGTCGCATGTGATTTGTCGATCGCTGAATTCCAGATAGCAGCAAACCCTGGCGCCTACGTGAAAATCACCGACCCGCTGTCGAGCGAGCACTACGTCGTCGCCTTCAAAAAGGGCCGAACGGCACTTGCCGACGCAGTTACTCGAACACTACGTGAAATGAGCGCTGATGGGACTGCCCAACGCATTGCGAAAAAATATGCCCACGATGGCCTGGCCTGGGAAAACTGGCTGCTCAAATAA